One genomic window of Lynx canadensis isolate LIC74 chromosome F2, mLynCan4.pri.v2, whole genome shotgun sequence includes the following:
- the BHLHE22 gene encoding class E basic helix-loop-helix protein 22 gives MERGLHLGAAASGEDDLFLHKSLSASTAKRLEAVFRSTPPGMDLSLAPPPRERPASSSSSPLGCFEPADPEGAGLLLPPPGGGGGGAGGGGGGGGGGVGVPGLLVGSAGVGGDPSLSSLPAGAALCLKYGESASRGSVAESSGGEQSPDDDSDGRCELVLRAGGADPRASPGAGGGGAKAAEGCSNAHLHGGASAPSGGPGGGGGSGGGSSGGGGGGSGGSGGGSSSSKKSKEQKALRLNINARERRRMHDLNDALDELRAVIPYAHSPSVRKLSKIATLLLAKNYILMQAQALEEMRRLVAYLNQGQAISAASLPSSAAAAAAAAALHPALGAYEQAAGYPFSAGLPPAASCPEKCALFNSVSSSLCKQCTEKP, from the coding sequence ATGGAGCGCGGGCTGCACCTCGGCGCAGCCGCCTCGGGCGAAGACGACCTCTTTCTGCACAAGAGCCTGAGCGCCTCCACCGCAAAGCGCTTGGAGGCGGTTTTCCGCTCCACGCCCCCGGGCATGGACCTGTCCCTGGCGCCGCCGCCCCGGGAGCGCCCGGCGTCGTCCTCCTCCTCGCCCCTGGGCTGCTTCGAGCCGGCTGACCCCGAGGGGGCAGGGCTGCTGCTGCCACCGcctggaggaggcggcggcggcgcgggaggcggcggcggcggcggcggcggcggggtggGCGTCCCCGGGCTGCTCGTGGGCTCTGCCGGCGTTGGGGGCGACCCTAGCCTGAGCAGTCTGCCGGCTGGGGCCGCCCTGTGCCTCAAATACGGCGAGAGTGCGAGCCGCGGCTCGGTGGCCGAGAGCAGCGGGGGCGAGCAGAGCCCCGACGACGACAGCGACGGCCGCTGCGAGCTGGTGCTGCGGGCCGGAGGCGCCGACCCGCGGGCCTCCCCGGGCGCGGGAGGCGGCGGCGCCAAGGCGGCCGAGGGCTGCTCCAACGCCCACCTCCACGGCGGCGCCAGCGCCCCCTCGGGgggccccggcggcggcggcggcagcggcgggggtagcagcggcggcggcggcggcggcagcggcggcagcggcggcggcagcagcagcagcaagaaaTCCAAAGAGCAAAAGGCGCTGCGGCTCAACATCAACGCCCGGGAGCGCCGGCGGATGCACGACCTGAACGACGCGCTGGACGAGCTGCGCGCGGTCATCCCCTACGCGCACAGCCCCTCGGTGCGGAAGCTCTCCAAGATCGCCACGCTGCTGCTCGCCAAGAACTACATCCTCATGCAGGCGCAGGCCCTGGAGGAGATGCGGCGCCTCGTCGCCTACCTCAACCAGGGCCAGGCCATCTCGGCCGCCTCGCTGCCCAGctccgcggcggcggcggcggccgccgcTGCCCTGCACCCGGCGCTCGGCGCCTACGAGCAGGCTGCCGGCTACCCGTTCAGCGCCGGGCTGCCCCCGGCCGCCTCCTGTCCGGAGAAGTGCGCCCTGTTTAACAGCGTCTCCTCCAGCCTCTGCAAACAGTGCACGGAGAAGCCTTAA